Proteins found in one Aneurinibacillus uraniidurans genomic segment:
- a CDS encoding D-alanyl-D-alanine carboxypeptidase family protein: MITRGKKLTKTFFIAVAFLLAFLPAMLVPSGQVWAQAATPTLNLNVKSAILVEAKTGKILYKYNENQPFAPASMTKMMTEYLLLEAIKNKKVTWDQKVTADEYAAFLGKPGGSSVLLALGEQHTVRELYEAMAIYSANDATYLIAKTVGGSEADFVKMMNKKAKEFGMTQTYFATATGFPLKDLGQFAPPSDRGDNVMSARDAAILAKELITTYPELLETTKIPHKMFREGTPHPLKMDNWNWMLPTLVKQYPGADGLKTGHTDDAGYCFTGTAERNGIRVISVVMGTNSFLSRFTETAKLFDYGFSNYKMVPLLAKGSQVPGGEKATVSKGTDKEIELVTGQDLVYPVRNGEEKAYKPKAVVKEATAPIKQGQALGTVKLVGANGQADEFLRPVDEQKAGGTLVAKNDVEEAGWLRLTFRAIIDFIGGLFGSLGGLIKGLF, from the coding sequence TTGATAACACGCGGTAAAAAACTGACGAAAACATTTTTCATCGCGGTAGCTTTTTTACTGGCATTTTTGCCGGCAATGCTCGTCCCGTCTGGACAAGTTTGGGCACAGGCAGCTACCCCGACATTGAACCTGAATGTAAAATCCGCCATTCTAGTGGAAGCGAAAACAGGGAAAATTCTTTATAAATACAATGAGAATCAACCATTTGCTCCGGCCAGTATGACGAAGATGATGACAGAATATCTTTTGCTTGAAGCCATTAAAAACAAAAAAGTTACCTGGGATCAAAAAGTTACAGCTGATGAATATGCAGCTTTCCTCGGTAAGCCAGGCGGTTCATCTGTTCTTTTGGCCCTTGGTGAGCAGCATACAGTTCGTGAGTTGTATGAGGCAATGGCGATCTATTCAGCCAATGACGCGACTTATCTTATCGCTAAGACGGTTGGCGGATCAGAAGCTGACTTCGTAAAGATGATGAACAAAAAGGCGAAAGAGTTTGGTATGACACAGACGTATTTCGCAACAGCAACTGGTTTTCCGTTAAAAGACCTTGGTCAGTTTGCGCCACCTTCTGATCGTGGTGATAACGTGATGTCAGCACGCGATGCAGCCATTCTGGCAAAAGAATTGATTACAACGTATCCGGAATTGCTTGAAACAACGAAGATTCCACACAAAATGTTCCGAGAAGGTACACCTCATCCGCTTAAAATGGACAACTGGAACTGGATGCTTCCAACACTTGTAAAACAATATCCAGGAGCAGATGGCTTAAAAACAGGACATACTGATGATGCAGGATATTGCTTCACTGGTACAGCAGAGCGCAATGGTATTCGTGTTATCTCAGTTGTTATGGGGACCAATTCGTTCCTGAGCCGTTTTACAGAAACAGCTAAGCTATTCGATTATGGATTCAGTAATTATAAAATGGTGCCGCTGCTTGCAAAAGGTAGTCAGGTACCAGGTGGAGAAAAAGCCACTGTTAGTAAAGGGACCGACAAGGAAATAGAATTGGTGACAGGCCAGGATCTTGTGTATCCAGTTCGTAATGGGGAAGAGAAGGCATATAAACCAAAGGCGGTTGTAAAAGAAGCAACGGCACCGATTAAACAGGGACAGGCACTCGGTACAGTTAAGCTAGTCGGTGCAAACGGACAGGCTGATGAATTCCTTCGCCCGGTGGATGAACAAAAAGCCGGGGGCACGTTGGTTGCGAAAAATGATGTAGAAGAAGC